One Ranitomeya variabilis isolate aRanVar5 chromosome 5, aRanVar5.hap1, whole genome shotgun sequence DNA window includes the following coding sequences:
- the BTG1 gene encoding protein BTG1: protein MHTHYHRASMKPEIIAAVGFLSKFLRTKGLMNDRELQTFNLSLQELLAEHYRQHWFPEKPSRGSAYRCIRINHKMDPLIGQAATRIGLSSQEMFKLLPSELTLWIDPYEVSYRIGEDGSICVLYEAVPTGGSSQSSSSSLVESRISCKDELLIGRTSPSKAYNMMTVSG from the exons ATGCATACGCACTACCACCGAGCCAGCATGAAGCCTGAGATCATCGCGGCGGTGGGATTTCTCTCCAAGTTCCTGAGGACCAAGGGGCTGATGAACGATCGGGAGCTCCAGACCTTCAACCTGTCCCTGCAGGAGCTGCTGGCAG AGCACTACAGACAGCACTGGTTTCCAGAGAAGCCCTCTAGAGGCTCTGCTTACCGCTGCATTCGGATTAACCACAAAATGGATCCCTTGATCGGCCAAGCGGCAACCCGTATTGGACTGAGTAGCCAAGAAATGTTTAAACTTCTGCCAAGCGAACTCACCTTGTGGATTGATCCCTACGAAGTGTCTTACCGCATCGGAGAGGATGGCTCTATATGCGTGTTGTATGAAGCTGTACCAACAGGGGGCAGTAGCCAAAGTAGCAGCTCCTCCCTTGTGGAGAGCAGGATCAGCTGTAAAGATGAACTCCTCATCGGTCGAACAAGCCCCTCCAAAGCCTACAACATGATGACTGTGTCTGGTTAA